In the genome of Triticum urartu cultivar G1812 chromosome 5, Tu2.1, whole genome shotgun sequence, one region contains:
- the LOC125508676 gene encoding 2-isopropylmalate synthase A-like — protein sequence MASSSAKPYCCSSLNPPPPPPPPTPPPLSVLPAAKPRRFSHGLAAVAANPRASRSAVLRPVRACLAAPRRPEYVPDRIDDPNYVRIFDTTLRDGEQSPGATMTSAEKLVVARQLARLGVDIIEAGFPASSPDDLDAVRSIAIEVGNTPVGEDGHVPVICGLSRCNKRDIDAAWEAVRHARKPRIHTFIATSEIHMQHKLRKTPDQVVAIAREMVAYARGLGCPDVEFSPEDAGRSNREFLYHILDEVIKAGATTLNIPDTVGYTLPHEFGKLIADIKANTPGIENAIISTHCQNDLGLASANTLAGAYAGARQLEVTINGIGERAGNASLEEVVMAIKCRRELLGGLYTGINSQHITMTSKMVQEHSGLHVQPHKAIVGANAFAHESGIHQDGMLKFKGTYEIISPDDIGLTRANEFGIVLGKLSGRHAVRTKLVELGYEINDKEFEDFFKRYKEVAEKKKRVTDEDIEALLSDEIFQPKVIWSLGDVQATCGTLGLSTATVKLITIDGEEKIGCSVGTGPVDAAYKAVDQIIQIPTVLREYSMTSVTEGIDAIATTRVVIAGDVSADKPALTSNSNRSFSGSGAAMDVVVSSVRAYLSALNKMSSYVGAVKASSEAPETISVQTTE from the exons ATGGCGTCCTCCTCCGCTAAACCCTACTGCTGCTCCTCcctaaacccccccccccccccccccccccccacgcccccccccctctccgtCCTCCCCGCCGCCAAGCCCCGCCGCTTCTCCCATggcctcgccgccgtcgccgcgaACCCTAGGGCCTCCCGCTCCGCCGTACTCCGCCCCGTCCGTGCGTGCCTGGCGGCAccgcggcggccggagtacgTACCGGACCGAATCGACGACCCCAACTACGTTCGCATCTTCGACACCACGCTCCGCGACGGGGAGCAATCCCCGGGGGCCACCATGACCAGCGCGGAGAAGCTCGTCGTCGCGCGCCAGCTCGCCCGCCTCGGCGTCGACATCATCGAGGCGGGCTTCCCGGCGTCCTCGCCGGATGACCTTGATGCCGTGCGATCCATCGCCATCGAGGTGGGGAACACACCCGTCGGCGAGGATGGCCATGTGCCCGTCATCTGCGGCCTCTCGCGGTGCAACAAGAGGGACATTGACGCCGCCTGGGAGGCCGTGCGCCACGCACGGAAGCCGCGCATCCACACCTTCATTGCTACCAGCGAGATCCACATGCAGCACAAGCTGCGGAAGACGCCCGACCAGGTGGTGGCCATCGCAAGGGAGATGGTTGCTTATGCGCGCGGTCTTGGATGCCCCGATGTCGAGTTCAGCCCCGAGGACGCCGGCAG GTCAAATCGAGAGTTCCTGTATCATATCCTAGACGAAGTAATAAAAGCTGGAGCGACAACTCTCAACATCCCAGACACTGTTGGGTACACTCTCCCTCATGAATTCGGGAAATTAATTGCTGATATAAAAGCAAACACTCCTGGAATTGAAAATGCAATTATATCTACTCATTGCCAAAATGATCTTGGTCTTGCAAGTGCCAACACATTAGCG GGTGCTTATGCAGGAGCACGACAATTAGAGGTGACTATCAATGGTATCGGTGAAAGAGCCGGAAATGCTTCCTTGGAGGAG GTTGTCATGGCAATCAAATGTCGACGAGAACTCTTAGGTGGATTATATACTGGAATTAATTCGCAACATATTACCATGACAAGCAAAATG GTACAAGAGCACAGTGGACTTCATGTACAGCCGCATAAAGCTATTGTTGGTGCCAATGCCTTTGCTCATGAAAGTGGAATTCATCAG GATGGGATGCTTAAATTTAAAGGAACTTATGAGATAATATCGCCTGATGATATTGGTTTAACACGTGCAAATGAGTTTGGTATTGTTCTTGGGAAGCTCAG TGGAAGGCATGCCGTCAGAACCAAACTAGTGGAG CTTGGATATGAAATCAATGACAAAGAATTTGAGGATTTCTTTAAACGCTACAAAGAGGTTGCAGAGAAAAAGAAG CGTGTAACTGATGAAGACATAGAAGCTTTATTGTCTGATGAGATATTTCAGCCTAAGGTTATTTGGTCCCTTGGTGATGTACAG GCAACATGTGGAACGCTTGGTTTATCTACAGCAACTGTCAAATTGATAACTATAGACGGAGAGGAAAAGATAGGATGTTCTGTTGGAACTGGCCCAGTTGATGCAGCATACAAGGCTGTTGACCAAATAATACAG ATTCCAACTGTCCTTAGAGAATATAGCATGACTTCGGTCACAGAAGGTATTGATGCAATTGCAACCACTCGAGTAGTTATCGCTGGAGATGTCAGCGCCGATAAACCTGCTTTGACTAGTAACTCCAATCGATCCTTCAG TGGGAGCGGCGCAGCCATGGATGTTGTCGTATCCAGTGTCCGAGCTTACCTCAGTGCCCTGAATAAGATGTCCAGTTATGTTGGTGCTGTAAAAGCCAGCAGCGAAGCACCTGAAACCATAAGTGTTCAGACCACAGAATGA